The DNA window CCTCTACTACTTGAAAAGCTAACCCTTTTGAAATAAACAGTGAGTCCACAACCGTTACATCGCTTTCCGACAACTGAGCGGCACTTTGGGCAGACCGAACGGTTCCACTCATTTTTCCTGTCATATGTATCGAAAGTATTTGACTTCCATCTTTACCGAGCTCATCATAAAGCTCGACAAACGATCCTGCAGATGGCTGTGAGCTTTTCGGAAGCTCTTTCGAATTCTTCATTTTTTGCATAAATTCACTTGGTGTTATATCCACTCGATCTAAATAATTTTCACCTTCAATCGATATGGATAGTGGAACTACATGAATATCATAATCCTGTATTTCCAGTGTTGATAGATCCGAAGTTGAATCTGTTACAATTTTTATTTTCGTCATCATTCCACATCCTAACTATTTACCAATTCAATTGTATTATAACGATAAAAGCTATGGTTGTGAACACTTTACGCTTGAGGATTAGAAAAGAAGAATGGTCATACAAGCATATGGCGGGGCAAGGTCTGTGGTACTCTTTTCCTTATTAAAGGGCTTGACTTTCGACTTCTAGCCAATTGAATTTGGAGTTTAACATAAGAACCATCCTAAATAGTTATTCTGCCAAACAAAAAAAGGAACTAAACTACTCGCTCCTTTCTAGGCATTATTTTGTAACGTATTCGTGTGGTAAAGCTCTTCATAATCCGTCCATTTCAACACTTTCTTTAAGTAGGTACGGAATGAATAAGTGTTATGCCTCAACCCTTGTTTAACAATTAATGAAACAAATAACTGAAATCGTGCATGAACTTGGAAATAGAGAGGGTTCTCTTGATTTAATACCGGAATATCTACAATCTTGACCTTTTTACCTTCTAAAGCTCTGAATTCGTAGCTTTTCATTAGCAAAATATCAATCCTCTTTTACACCCGTTTGATAATATTATACTATATAATCCTGTTCCCCGCGAATGAATAAAAAATTTTCTGATAATTTATTTTTACCTCAAAATCAGGGAGTGTCCAACCATTTTTTCTGCTCTAGAACGATTGGATACAGGTTGGATCATTATTTTTACTGCTATTCACACGATTTGAAACTTGGTAACTCACCATTTCCTCACTTGAAATCGGTGTAAACAATAATTTCACTTCATCATATTCTAAAGAAGTATCTAACCAACAGTGAATACTCTCCTCTGACAATAGCATCACTGGCATCCGGTCATGGACCGGTTGAACTAGTTCATTTGCCTGTGTCGTCAGAATCGTCCCCATAGGCTTCTTCTCACCAGCTATTTTTCTTATATCCCAGAGTCCAGCAAAGGCAAACGGGCGGTCTTCATTTAATTGAAACCGATAAGGAATCCTTTCGCTTCCTTCCCGCTTCCATTCAAAAAAACTATCAGCAAACATTACACACCTCTTTTGCTGAAATAAAGCTTGAAAGCTCTTCTTCTCCGTCACCGTCTCACTCCGCGCATTAATCATAAGCTTCTGTGCGGTTCCAGAAGATTTCCACTGAGGTAGTAATCCCCAATGTAGGTACCCGGCTTTTATTTTCCCGTTATGTCCAATTGCACTCAGCACCCTCTGTCCAGGCGCAACATTATAGCTTGGTTCCCATTCAACCGTCCACTCGTCAATTTGAATCAAGGTTTGTAAATCTTCAGGATTTGCTAGATTCGTATACCTTCCACACACATTATCGCCTCTTTCATAAAATAAAAGTTTGTCCAACAATTCATTAAAAAGAACATGAAATTTTCAAGCAGGAAAAAATTCAGACAAAAAGAATCCTCATTCTCCAAACAGAAAATTCTTCTTGTTTACCGGGAAAGTATGACATTCATCATTTGCGGTCAGAGATAGATAGGCATAGAATAAAAGAAGTCGAACTATTGAAAGGGGCTTTACCTTGACTACTTATGACCAAATTAATTGGAAAGAAGAAATCGCCAATGCCATCACACACGGGATCGGCTTCCTTTTAAGCATCCCTGCCCTAGTGATGCTAATCATTTTTGCAGTGAACAAAGGGACTACCTGGCACGTTGTCAGCTTCACCATATTTGGAAGTTCCATGATCATGTTGTATTTATTCTCTACGATGCTTCACAGCTTCAAACCATCTCCTGTTAAACGTATGTTTGCTATTTTAGATCATTCAGCCATTTATGTCCTGATTGCTGGCACATACACACCGTTTATGTTAGTCAGCATACGAGGAGCACTCGGATGGTCCATCTTTGGCATAGTTTGGGGAATCGCATTAATTGGCATCGTCTTCAAATTTTACTTTGTAGACCGCTTTAATGTAATTTCTACCCTCTTTTACGTTCTCATGGGGTGGTTGATCATCATAGCGATTAAACCGATATATATCAGCCTTACAGGTTCAGGATTTGCGCTCTTATTAACTGGTGGCCTCTTATACTCAGTCGGTGCAATTTTCTACATTTGGGATAAACTCCCTTACAATCATGCGATCTGGCATCTATTCGTCCTTGCTGGTAGTGGGTTTATGTATTTTTGTATATTATTTTATGTTTAAAAATCAAAAGCAGTTAGAATCCTATGAGAATTCTAGCTGCTTTTTTACTAATTGCCAATGGGAATAAGGTTGGTGACATTATTCCCATGTTCTCTTTGGAAAAGGCTTTTATCTTAATTTTATTGCTTTTACCAAAAAGGCAGCAAGAATGGTTTTTTCGAGTTATTTCTTACATTTTATTTAAAAATCAAAAATTTTTTCGTTAGGAAAGGAGTACAATGTCATTCAAGCCAAAAATTTCACTCCGTTCAACATTGCCACAATCTTTGCGAAATCAACCATAAATACTTTGAAATTTGATTTTCTTTTGTTGCATTAAATATTGAAGAGCTGTTCGAAAAGTTAAGAAGCTTTTGACTCCTTGAATTTCGCTTACTCCTGACTTAATGATGATTTGAGTAAGGGCAGGTGTAAACCCGACAAATAATAGTTCGACTCCCATTAATTCCACTGCTTTAGCCATATTATCAATGTAAGTTCCTAATATCTCAACCTCTCCTACTTCCTTCTTAGAAATAGCTGAGAAATCTACAATGATGGTACTAATATCCTCTCCGTAAGAAACGTTTAAGATTTTCGATATAATATTTTCAAGGCGTTCAGGAGATAGCTTACCAGTAATGGGAATCAGTATCGTTTCTGGCACGATAGAGGGAATAATAGGTGCTGAAATATCCAAAATAAGCTGCTCAGATTCTACTAGTTGTCTTTTTAAATACGCTATTTCTTGTTTCAATTTTTCAATTTCTTTTTCCTCAATTGTCATAATAAACCCTCACTATTACTAGATTATGATTAATCCTTTCTAATATTTTACCATAGCAGGAGACTTAGATACAGGCACATCACCGCAAGACTAGGGACAAGTGGACAGCGTCCTATCTTGCAATAGTTTTATACCCACTCTCTACTTATTCAATTGGGATTAACACATCTCCTTCTTCGACATGAGGAAAATCACTTAAATAAAGACTTACTTTTCCTTCCTTTCCAATGACATCATAGGGCACCCCAAAATAGAACGACTTTCCGGTTTCTCTGTAGGATGTTCTCGTTATTGGCTCCCGTCTTCCTTCTTCTTTTCGTACTTCTGAAAAAATATCCGTTTTGTTAAATTTCTTAATGGTTTCAAAAAACATATACTCTTCGTCCATCATCACATTGGAATCGATTTTCAAATCTAGCCCCGTAGGCTGATGGAGAATCTTTTGCTGGTCTAAATCAACTGTAACAGTAAGGTCGTCTTTATCCCATCCGCGAATTCCGTCGAATGCAACTGATAGAGATTGAGGTGTTTCAAAATAATTGCTTTGCAGTACGAACACTACTTCATCCCCCTCCCCAAATGAAGTGATTCCGGACGCCTTCCTTGCCCATGTTTCCCCGTTTTGATCGACCAATCGTACATTTTTCAAATCAAATATTCTCATAGAATTAGTAGAATCGTACTCAACTTTTATTTCAGTCTGAGTTGGTGATATGATAACTTGATTGATGACCAAGTTTTGTCCTTGAATTTCGACCCATTGATTAATCTCATATTTAATCGTTTGTCCAATTTTTCCAGTATCCACTTTTAGTGGAAAATAAACGTCAGATTCGTTTTCGTCTGAATGGATCGTAAAACCAATTCCTTTTATGTCGGCTGGATCGATGTCATTGTCTTTAAAGTACAATTCAATGACAGAAAGATCTTGTTCTTCATCATTTTCACTAAATACTGGCATTATTGAAGAAAAGGACTCCACTTTTTCTCCACTTTTAAGCCTCAAATACGAATCTAGACGAGAAGAATTAGGAGTTTTTTCAGAAAAAGAGAGAAAAATATGCATTTGTTCTTCATCTAAAATATATGAATCGATATATATTTTTTTGTCACCCAGCTTCCTTTCTTGTATAACAGGCTGAAGATATTCTTGATTTAATAATGCCATCATGCCTTTATCCTCACGAAGAAGTTGAACAATTTGAGAAAACCCAGGAATACTCGATACAGTCGCAGCAACTGAAGTCGACATCCGAACGGAGGAAATAATCAGGCATAAAAGTGCCGCAGCTAAGACAACAGGTGCGAATTTATACATAAATTTTTTTATCTTTTTCTTCCGTTTTCCTTTCAAAAAACCATCATAAACAGCGTCATCTAAGCGAACTCCTGGCAATTTGATTGATTCTATCTCTTCTTGTAAGCGCTCATACTCCGGTTGATCTCGATTCAAGTGAACCTTCTCCTTTCATCTCTGAATCCTTTAACTGTTTCACCGCTTTATATAACCAAGTTTTGATTGTTCC is part of the Bacillus sp. 2205SS5-2 genome and encodes:
- a CDS encoding DUF4179 domain-containing protein translates to MNRDQPEYERLQEEIESIKLPGVRLDDAVYDGFLKGKRKKKIKKFMYKFAPVVLAAALLCLIISSVRMSTSVAATVSSIPGFSQIVQLLREDKGMMALLNQEYLQPVIQERKLGDKKIYIDSYILDEEQMHIFLSFSEKTPNSSRLDSYLRLKSGEKVESFSSIMPVFSENDEEQDLSVIELYFKDNDIDPADIKGIGFTIHSDENESDVYFPLKVDTGKIGQTIKYEINQWVEIQGQNLVINQVIISPTQTEIKVEYDSTNSMRIFDLKNVRLVDQNGETWARKASGITSFGEGDEVVFVLQSNYFETPQSLSVAFDGIRGWDKDDLTVTVDLDQQKILHQPTGLDLKIDSNVMMDEEYMFFETIKKFNKTDIFSEVRKEEGRREPITRTSYRETGKSFYFGVPYDVIGKEGKVSLYLSDFPHVEEGDVLIPIE
- a CDS encoding STAS domain-containing protein, whose amino-acid sequence is MTIEEKEIEKLKQEIAYLKRQLVESEQLILDISAPIIPSIVPETILIPITGKLSPERLENIISKILNVSYGEDISTIIVDFSAISKKEVGEVEILGTYIDNMAKAVELMGVELLFVGFTPALTQIIIKSGVSEIQGVKSFLTFRTALQYLMQQKKIKFQSIYG
- the trhA gene encoding PAQR family membrane homeostasis protein TrhA gives rise to the protein MTTYDQINWKEEIANAITHGIGFLLSIPALVMLIIFAVNKGTTWHVVSFTIFGSSMIMLYLFSTMLHSFKPSPVKRMFAILDHSAIYVLIAGTYTPFMLVSIRGALGWSIFGIVWGIALIGIVFKFYFVDRFNVISTLFYVLMGWLIIIAIKPIYISLTGSGFALLLTGGLLYSVGAIFYIWDKLPYNHAIWHLFVLAGSGFMYFCILFYV
- a CDS encoding DUF2535 family protein translates to MKSYEFRALEGKKVKIVDIPVLNQENPLYFQVHARFQLFVSLIVKQGLRHNTYSFRTYLKKVLKWTDYEELYHTNTLQNNA
- a CDS encoding SOS response-associated peptidase: MCGRYTNLANPEDLQTLIQIDEWTVEWEPSYNVAPGQRVLSAIGHNGKIKAGYLHWGLLPQWKSSGTAQKLMINARSETVTEKKSFQALFQQKRCVMFADSFFEWKREGSERIPYRFQLNEDRPFAFAGLWDIRKIAGEKKPMGTILTTQANELVQPVHDRMPVMLLSEESIHCWLDTSLEYDEVKLLFTPISSEEMVSYQVSNRVNSSKNNDPTCIQSF